The Neodiprion virginianus isolate iyNeoVirg1 chromosome 5, iyNeoVirg1.1, whole genome shotgun sequence genome contains a region encoding:
- the LOC124304532 gene encoding ras-interacting protein RIP3-like, translating into MDLTRNAIALGLFCVLATAAEPPVPQGIRASNVLGGSGQHASFSFVRPGLTQTSYSFNGPSSHQAFSSSIGNPQLAQKVLPNVAQALAYRNPGLGYFPTGPITTAYASSGVQAAPGGHPPTLGTQVAYQGAPAPDQSEAAALRAYLQQQYQQQYQQQIQQQYLQAQQQHQLQNSQAAPQAQPDATAYQAQLAQIHAFRQAQAQAQAAQSSEQLQQIPEQIQLQQREQQQQQQQQQQQTQNLLGVAYSSAPSVAHVKVSGNGYNFDF; encoded by the exons ATGGATTTAACG AGAAACGCAATCGCCCTTGGGCTGTTCTGCGTTTTGGCGACCGCTGCGGAACCTCCGGTACCACAAGGCATCAGAGCCTCGAATGTCCTTGGAGGTTCGGGACAACACGCCTCCTTTAGCTTCGTAAGGCCCGGACTCACGCAGACCTCGTACTCCTTCAACGGGCCCAGTTCACATCAAGCCTTCAGTTCCAGCATCGGCAATCCTCAACTTGCCCAAAAAGTGCTGCCCAATGTGGCCCAAGCCTTGGCCTACCGGAACCCTGGACTAg GCTACTTTCCAACTGGCCCGATAACAACTGCGTACGCTTCGTCCGGAGTACAGGCTGCACCTGGAGGTCATCCTCCTACTCTCGGAACGCAAGTAGCTTACCAAGGAGCACCGGCTCCTGATCAATCCGAGGCGGCTGCCCTGCGCGCTTACCTTCAGCAACAATACCAGCAACAGTACCAGCAGCAGATTCAGCAACAATACTTGCAGgcacaacaacaacatcagcTGCAGAATTCTCAAGCTGCACCGCAAGCACAGCCAGACGCCACGGCTTATCAAGCTCAACTTGCACAGATCCATGCGTTTAGACAGGCGCAAGCGCAGGCTCAGGCCGCTCAATCTTCTGAGCAATTACAACAG ATTCCCGAACAAATACAACTGCAACAGcgagaacaacaacaacaacaacagcaacaacaacagcagaCTCAGAACTTACTCGGCGTCGCTTATTCATCAGCCCCTTCGGTCGCTCACGTGAAAGTGAGCGGAAATGGATACAATTTTGACTTTTAA
- the LOC124304535 gene encoding prisilkin-39-like, with translation MTFKLVVFAALAVATHAGFINSGHPVGPTIGTSYVSNPGLLRAGSSYSSPYGYGTSGYPLSTGRSYSSGVPTGHVVVRPASYGSPYGYGGRNTPGAVSYPSVSGFAPRSLSYPTPTFASPVLRNGYSGFSGFNGGYGAGYQAPLNYQHQPLAYQTSPIGHHPAHGSFSELGTGYGY, from the exons ATGACGTTCAAA CTCGTGGTATTCGCCGCTTTGGCAGTGGCCACTCATGCCGGTTTCATAAACAGTGGTCACCCCGTGGGACCGACGATTGGGACCTCATACGTTTCAAATCCAGGACTCCTGAGGGCCGGTTCCTCATACTCGTCTCCCTACGGCTACGGGACATCCGGTTATCCATTGTCAACTGGTCGTTCCTACTCTTCCGGAGTTCCAACGGGACACGTGGTCGTCAGACCCGCAAGTTACGGCTCTCCCTACGGCTATGGAGGAAGGAACACACCAGGGGCCGTTTCCTACCCTTCGGTTTCCGGTTTCGCCCCGAGGAGTCTGTCGTACCCAACGCCAACATTCGCATCCCCGGTACTGAGGAATGGATACTCCGGATTCTCCGGATTCAACGGCGGCTATGGCGCCGGGTATCAGGCACCCCTGAACTACCAGCATCAGCCCCTGGCCTACCAGACCTCGCCAATTGGCCACCACCCAGCACACGGGTCTTTCAGCGAACTGGGTACCGGATATGGATACTGA